Proteins encoded by one window of Lutibacter sp. A64:
- a CDS encoding MBL fold metallo-hydrolase: protein MKVTFLGTGTSQGIPVINSKHPVCFSKDKRDKRLRVSIIVEWNNYKYIVDCGPDFRYQMLRANVNAINGVLFTHEHSDHTAGLDDIRPYSFQMGGVPIYAKQRVLTNLAKRFDYIFIDENKYPGAPSVHQNVVENKPFLLGGLEVIPVEVYHGKLKIYGYRFKNIAYLTDVKTIEDAEKEKLKNLEVLIINAIRHKPHHSHLNLDEALALIEELKPKKTFLTHISQDLGFHADVEKNLPENVFLAYDELVIEVD from the coding sequence TTGAAAGTTACTTTTTTAGGAACAGGTACATCACAAGGAATTCCAGTAATAAATTCTAAGCACCCAGTATGTTTTTCAAAAGATAAAAGAGATAAGCGTTTGCGTGTTTCTATTATTGTAGAATGGAATAATTATAAATATATAGTAGATTGTGGTCCAGATTTTAGATATCAAATGTTACGTGCAAATGTAAATGCTATTAATGGTGTATTGTTTACACATGAACACTCAGATCATACAGCTGGTTTAGACGATATACGCCCATATAGTTTTCAAATGGGAGGCGTACCAATTTATGCAAAACAACGTGTTCTAACTAATTTAGCAAAACGGTTTGATTATATTTTTATTGATGAAAATAAATATCCTGGGGCGCCAAGTGTACATCAAAATGTAGTTGAAAATAAACCTTTTTTATTAGGTGGTTTGGAAGTAATTCCAGTTGAAGTTTATCACGGAAAATTGAAAATTTATGGATATAGGTTTAAAAATATAGCTTATTTAACCGATGTTAAGACAATTGAAGATGCTGAAAAAGAAAAACTTAAAAATTTAGAAGTATTAATTATTAATGCTATTCGCCATAAACCACATCATTCTCATTTAAATTTAGATGAAGCTTTAGCTTTAATTGAAGAATTAAAACCTAAAAAAACATTTTTAACACATATAAGTCAAGATTTAGGTTTTCATGCCGACGTTGAAAAAAACTTACCTGAAAATGTTTTTTTAGCCTATGATGAACTTGTTATTGAGGTTGATTAA
- a CDS encoding TonB-dependent receptor, whose translation MALILKGDREINEVKSSKAKALKVNLNKHTYGTFAEIGAGQETVRHFFRAGGASGTIAKAMSAYDKDFSDAIYGVEEDGRYVTENRLKKMLTYEVEIIEDRLSRKTHPNNIFFTYANTVTTIDFVKKFKGHGWVGIRFQLSPLEDYSEIILHIRFKETDAKLQQETLGVLGVNLIYGAFYLNDKPKELLKSLYDNLHEVQLEIDMINFSGPRFSYVDNRLMSLLLVKNGMTNAVMFGPDGNNLLPAQQLYKANILALRGSFRPVTKVNMDMFKLAEQMFLNESKVKAENTKIIFEITLTNLSSDGEIDERDFLDRAELLCSLGQNVMITNYQEYYKLVEYFSEFTKERIALAMGVQSFVQIFNEKYYRNLSGGILEAFGKLFFKDLKVYLYPLKDERTGEIKTSENLKVHPRMKELYKFFKYNGKVIDIKDFDPEILDVFSRKVLDMIANGEHGWEEMLPVGIAETIKSERLFGYSKRKFLKKN comes from the coding sequence ATGGCTTTAATATTAAAAGGAGATAGAGAGATTAATGAAGTAAAATCCAGTAAAGCAAAAGCTTTAAAAGTTAATCTAAATAAACATACTTATGGTACTTTTGCTGAAATAGGTGCAGGTCAAGAAACCGTTCGTCATTTTTTTAGAGCTGGAGGAGCTTCAGGTACAATAGCAAAAGCCATGAGCGCTTACGATAAAGATTTCTCTGATGCCATTTATGGTGTAGAAGAAGATGGTCGTTACGTTACTGAAAACAGGCTTAAAAAAATGCTTACCTATGAGGTTGAAATTATTGAAGACCGATTAAGCCGAAAAACTCACCCTAATAATATATTTTTCACCTATGCAAATACAGTAACAACCATAGATTTTGTTAAAAAATTTAAAGGACATGGTTGGGTAGGTATTAGATTTCAGTTATCTCCATTAGAAGATTATAGTGAAATAATCTTACACATCCGATTTAAAGAAACAGATGCTAAATTACAACAAGAAACCCTAGGGGTATTGGGTGTTAATTTAATTTATGGAGCATTTTATTTAAACGATAAGCCTAAAGAATTATTAAAATCATTATACGATAATTTACACGAAGTACAGTTAGAAATTGATATGATTAATTTCTCTGGCCCTCGATTTTCTTACGTAGATAATAGGTTAATGAGTTTGCTGCTGGTAAAAAATGGCATGACAAATGCAGTAATGTTTGGCCCAGATGGTAACAACTTACTACCGGCACAACAATTATACAAAGCCAATATTTTAGCTTTAAGAGGTAGTTTTAGACCTGTTACAAAAGTAAACATGGATATGTTTAAACTTGCCGAGCAAATGTTTTTAAACGAAAGCAAGGTAAAAGCTGAAAACACTAAAATTATTTTTGAAATCACCTTAACAAATTTAAGTTCTGATGGAGAAATTGATGAAAGAGATTTCTTAGATAGAGCGGAATTATTATGTTCTCTAGGACAAAATGTAATGATTACCAATTATCAAGAATACTATAAATTAGTTGAATACTTTTCAGAATTCACCAAAGAAAGAATTGCTTTAGCAATGGGTGTTCAAAGTTTTGTTCAAATATTTAACGAAAAATATTACCGTAATTTAAGCGGTGGAATTTTAGAAGCTTTTGGTAAATTATTCTTTAAAGATTTAAAAGTTTACCTATACCCTCTTAAAGATGAACGCACTGGAGAAATTAAAACTAGCGAAAATTTAAAAGTGCATCCTCGTATGAAAGAATTGTATAAATTCTTTAAATACAATGGTAAAGTTATTGACATTAAAGATTTTGACCCAGAAATTTTAGATGTCTTCTCTAGAAAAGTATTAGACATGATTGCTAATGGAGAACATGGTTGGGAAGAAATGCTTCCTGTTGGTATTGCTGAAACTATTAAAAGTGAGCGTTTATTTGGTTACTCCAAAAGAAAATTTTTGAAAAAAAACTAA
- a CDS encoding class I SAM-dependent DNA methyltransferase yields MITSHFDKKAKNWDNNIEKIERASAFAKEIINFIKPLKTTKALEFGCGTGLLSFQLQNYFKEITLIDTSEGMINVLKEKIETLKINNFKPILIDILKDSKNISKTDVIYTLMTMHHIEKIDKALEKFSLLLNENGYLCIADLVEEDGSFHNTTPNFTGHNGFNKETIINMLSINGFKTVHYTICYQIKKNAKEYPLFLLIAKKI; encoded by the coding sequence ATGATAACATCTCACTTCGATAAAAAAGCAAAAAATTGGGACAATAATATTGAAAAAATAGAAAGAGCTTCTGCTTTTGCAAAAGAAATAATTAACTTTATTAAACCTTTAAAAACAACAAAAGCATTAGAATTTGGCTGTGGAACTGGTTTATTAAGTTTTCAATTACAAAATTATTTTAAAGAAATTACGCTTATTGATACTTCGGAAGGAATGATAAACGTATTAAAAGAAAAAATTGAAACACTTAAAATAAATAATTTTAAACCAATATTAATTGATATTTTAAAAGACTCTAAAAACATTTCTAAAACAGATGTAATTTACACATTAATGACCATGCATCATATAGAAAAAATTGATAAAGCCTTAGAAAAATTTAGTTTATTACTAAATGAAAACGGCTATTTATGTATAGCCGATTTGGTTGAAGAAGATGGCTCTTTTCATAATACAACACCTAATTTTACTGGACATAATGGATTTAATAAAGAAACAATAATAAATATGCTTTCTATAAATGGATTTAAAACAGTCCATTACACAATTTGTTATCAAATAAAAAAGAATGCAAAAGAATACCCATTATTTTTATTAATTGCTAAAAAAATATAG
- a CDS encoding Re/Si-specific NAD(P)(+) transhydrogenase subunit alpha, with translation MKIGILKETPKSEKRVSISPNIAKQLIGLGFEVLMEKDAGFASAYKNSDYKEIGVKIETKEVVFKEAKILIKINPFTQEDLKLINPSHILMSQLYHKSNEELIKAIAATGATAFSMDAMPRISRAQDMDVLSSQSNLAGYKAVILGANEMTKIFPLMMTAAGTITPSKVLIYGVGVAGLQAIATAKRLGAVVEATDIRLETKEQTESLGAKFISVDNSNEEKSEGGYAKAASEDYARRQKEAVNKSLFQADLVITTAMVPGRKSPVLITEEQVKQMKNGAVIIDLAAAQGGNCEISEMDKTVIKHGVKIIGTSIAPESVSTNASELYAKNMFNFLKHLTDDKNEFKWELEEEITDETLIVQEGKIRKN, from the coding sequence ATGAAAATAGGCATATTAAAAGAGACTCCAAAAAGTGAAAAAAGAGTATCTATTTCACCAAATATTGCTAAACAACTTATTGGCCTAGGCTTTGAAGTTTTAATGGAAAAAGATGCTGGTTTTGCATCTGCTTACAAAAATTCGGACTACAAAGAGATCGGCGTTAAAATTGAAACTAAAGAAGTTGTTTTTAAAGAAGCTAAAATTTTAATTAAAATTAATCCTTTTACTCAAGAAGATTTAAAACTAATTAATCCATCTCATATTTTAATGAGTCAATTATACCATAAATCTAATGAGGAACTAATAAAAGCCATTGCCGCTACTGGTGCAACAGCTTTTTCTATGGATGCAATGCCTCGAATATCTAGAGCCCAAGATATGGACGTTTTAAGTTCTCAAAGCAATCTTGCAGGCTACAAAGCAGTTATTTTAGGAGCAAATGAAATGACTAAGATTTTTCCATTAATGATGACTGCAGCAGGTACAATTACGCCTTCAAAAGTATTAATTTATGGTGTTGGTGTTGCTGGTTTACAAGCAATTGCAACGGCAAAAAGGTTAGGCGCTGTTGTAGAAGCCACAGATATTAGATTAGAAACTAAAGAGCAAACAGAATCTTTAGGAGCAAAATTTATTTCTGTTGACAATTCAAATGAAGAAAAATCTGAAGGCGGTTACGCAAAAGCTGCTTCAGAAGACTATGCACGTAGACAAAAAGAAGCGGTAAATAAATCATTATTTCAAGCAGATTTAGTAATTACAACTGCTATGGTTCCAGGTAGAAAATCGCCTGTATTAATTACTGAAGAACAAGTAAAACAAATGAAAAATGGTGCTGTTATAATAGATTTAGCTGCTGCTCAAGGTGGTAATTGCGAAATTAGCGAAATGGATAAAACAGTAATTAAACACGGTGTAAAAATTATTGGTACTTCTATAGCTCCAGAAAGCGTTTCTACAAATGCAAGCGAATTATATGCTAAAAATATGTTTAATTTTTTGAAGCATTTAACTGATGATAAAAATGAATTTAAATGGGAGTTAGAAGAAGAAATAACTGACGAAACATTAATAGTTCAAGAAGGAAAAATAAGAAAAAACTAA
- a CDS encoding YkgJ family cysteine cluster protein — translation MEEFLKELPKLAQDKLVENKKYFQKLKKRTPKNLDLIMQDLHEKEFNKTDCLTCGNCCKTTSPIFTNKDIERISKHFRMKVLDFINQYLELDSDDFYVLKTAPCSFLDLNDNMCMIYDVRPKACSEYPHTDRRKFIQITDLTIKNTGICPAAYNIVEALKVKLPK, via the coding sequence AGAATTTTTAAAAGAATTGCCAAAATTAGCTCAAGATAAACTTGTTGAAAATAAAAAGTATTTTCAAAAGTTAAAAAAACGTACCCCTAAAAATTTAGACTTAATAATGCAAGATTTGCATGAAAAAGAGTTTAATAAAACAGACTGTTTAACTTGTGGTAACTGTTGTAAAACTACAAGTCCAATATTTACAAATAAAGATATTGAACGAATTTCTAAACATTTTAGAATGAAAGTTTTAGATTTTATAAATCAGTATTTAGAACTTGATTCGGATGATTTTTATGTGTTAAAAACAGCTCCTTGTTCGTTTTTAGACTTAAATGATAATATGTGTATGATTTACGATGTACGACCAAAAGCTTGTAGTGAATACCCACATACAGATAGAAGAAAATTTATTCAAATTACGGATTTAACTATAAAAAACACAGGAATTTGTCCGGCTGCATATAATATTGTTGAAGCTTTAAAAGTGAAGCTACCAAAGTAA
- a CDS encoding NAD(P) transhydrogenase subunit alpha — protein sequence MDNFIEFINSNLQLIYILILAIFIGVELIKNVPTVLHTPLMSGANALSGVVIVGAILVMLQADPTNYVALAFGFVAIVLGIINVVGGFAVTDRMLQMFKKRK from the coding sequence ATGGATAATTTTATTGAATTTATAAATAGTAACCTACAGCTAATATACATTTTAATACTTGCTATATTTATTGGGGTTGAATTAATTAAAAATGTTCCAACAGTTTTACATACACCTTTAATGTCTGGCGCTAATGCCCTTTCTGGGGTTGTAATAGTTGGGGCTATTTTAGTAATGTTACAAGCTGATCCAACAAACTATGTAGCTTTAGCTTTTGGATTTGTTGCCATAGTATTAGGAATTATAAATGTTGTTGGTGGTTTTGCAGTTACCGACAGAATGTTACAAATGTTTAAAAAGAGAAAATAA
- a CDS encoding RNA polymerase sigma factor — protein sequence MDNDALLVAQLKDKKTQEQAFRKLMSLYKERLYWHIRKIVYVHDDADDVLQNTFIKIFRNIHSFKEQSKLYSWMYRIATNEAITFINKKATKQQIDLSELQLKSVENLSNDIDFTGDEIQLLLQKAIITLPHKQQLVFNMKYFDEMKYKEMSEILDTSVGALKASYFHAVKKIEDFLKNH from the coding sequence GTGGATAATGATGCATTATTAGTAGCGCAGCTAAAAGATAAAAAAACACAAGAACAAGCTTTTAGAAAATTAATGTCTTTATACAAAGAACGTTTGTATTGGCATATACGTAAAATTGTATATGTACATGATGATGCAGATGATGTTCTACAAAATACTTTTATAAAAATTTTCAGAAATATTCATTCATTTAAAGAACAAAGCAAATTATATTCTTGGATGTATAGAATTGCTACTAATGAAGCAATTACATTTATCAATAAAAAAGCCACTAAACAACAAATAGATTTAAGTGAATTACAATTAAAATCTGTTGAAAATTTAAGTAACGACATCGATTTTACAGGTGACGAAATTCAATTGTTGCTTCAAAAAGCAATTATTACATTACCGCATAAACAGCAATTGGTATTTAATATGAAATATTTTGATGAAATGAAATATAAAGAGATGTCAGAAATTTTAGATACTTCTGTTGGCGCTTTAAAAGCATCGTATTTTCATGCAGTAAAAAAAATTGAAGATTTCTTAAAAAACCATTAA
- a CDS encoding NAD(P)(+) transhydrogenase (Re/Si-specific) subunit beta, whose product MNIALGIIYLITTVTFVIGLKMLGHPETAKKGNLLSGGGMVLAILATLYLHDFEVPALNYILIWTALIIGAVIGYLIAIKVEMTKMPELVSLFNGFGGASATLIGLVEFSKNIGVENTAKVSSEIATTIIAAIIIGSITFTGSLVAWAKLNGSIKDIRLPKYNLINNVLFLVLVAFGAYIVLLNTDSYALMYILLLASLVYGFLFVIPIGGADMPVVISLLNSLTGIAAAITGILYGNMVMLVGGILVGSAGLILTFAMCKAMNRSLASVIFGAFGAGAAAIAGTSKTGGSIKKTSASDSAVMLNYSSNVVIVPGYGLAVAQAQHVIHELEEILTEKGVNVKYAIHPVAGRMPGHMNVLLAESNVEYDKLVEMDDINPQFPNTDVVLVVGANDVVNPAAHNDPSSPIYGMPILDVENAKHIIVNKRSMNAGYAGIENELFFNQKTSMLFGDAKAALTELVAELKNM is encoded by the coding sequence ATGAATATCGCTTTAGGAATTATATATTTAATAACAACAGTAACTTTTGTTATTGGTTTAAAAATGTTAGGTCATCCAGAAACTGCCAAAAAAGGAAACCTTTTATCTGGTGGTGGTATGGTTTTAGCAATTCTTGCTACATTATATTTACACGATTTTGAAGTTCCTGCTTTAAACTATATTTTAATATGGACAGCTTTAATTATTGGTGCAGTAATAGGATACCTTATTGCTATAAAAGTAGAAATGACTAAAATGCCAGAACTTGTTTCTTTATTTAATGGTTTTGGTGGTGCTAGTGCAACTTTAATAGGATTGGTAGAATTTAGTAAAAATATTGGTGTAGAAAACACTGCAAAAGTTTCTTCTGAAATTGCAACTACAATTATTGCTGCAATAATAATAGGAAGCATTACTTTTACCGGAAGTTTAGTTGCTTGGGCAAAATTAAACGGATCAATAAAAGACATACGTTTACCAAAATACAACCTTATAAATAATGTATTGTTTTTAGTTTTAGTTGCTTTTGGAGCATATATAGTATTATTAAATACAGATAGTTATGCTTTAATGTATATTTTATTACTTGCTTCATTAGTTTATGGATTCTTATTTGTAATCCCAATTGGAGGTGCAGATATGCCAGTTGTAATTTCTTTGTTAAACTCTTTAACAGGTATTGCTGCCGCAATTACAGGTATTTTATATGGTAATATGGTAATGTTAGTTGGTGGTATTTTAGTTGGTTCTGCCGGTTTAATATTAACATTTGCAATGTGTAAAGCTATGAATAGATCTTTAGCAAGCGTTATTTTTGGTGCCTTTGGTGCTGGGGCTGCAGCTATTGCAGGTACTAGTAAAACGGGAGGTAGTATTAAAAAAACAAGCGCAAGTGATTCTGCAGTAATGTTAAATTATTCATCAAATGTAGTAATTGTACCTGGTTATGGTTTAGCTGTAGCGCAAGCACAACATGTAATTCACGAATTAGAAGAAATATTAACTGAAAAAGGAGTCAACGTAAAATACGCAATTCACCCAGTTGCAGGAAGAATGCCCGGACATATGAATGTACTTTTAGCTGAAAGTAACGTAGAATACGATAAATTAGTTGAAATGGATGACATTAATCCTCAATTTCCAAATACAGACGTAGTATTAGTTGTTGGTGCAAATGATGTTGTAAATCCAGCAGCACATAACGACCCTTCAAGTCCAATATACGGAATGCCAATTCTAGATGTTGAAAATGCAAAACACATAATTGTCAACAAAAGAAGTATGAATGCAGGTTATGCTGGAATTGAAAATGAACTCTTTTTTAATCAAAAGACTTCAATGTTATTTGGTGATGCAAAAGCAGCTTTAACAGAGTTAGTTGCAGAATTAAAAAATATGTAA